In the Nicotiana tabacum cultivar K326 chromosome 16, ASM71507v2, whole genome shotgun sequence genome, one interval contains:
- the LOC107826501 gene encoding uncharacterized protein LOC107826501 has translation MAEVDTSNAPSLSEQYLLKAQEEKSPEAAKPVEETEVKTPSAAPTEEVISKTEEDPVVESTEVSPAPEENSEAAAEASPPVEASSDESSESTEDETSGNEGSAVETPEIKLETAPADFRFPTTNQTRHCFTRYVEYHRCVAAKGEGAPECDKFAKYYRSLCPGEWIDRWNEQRENGTFPGPL, from the exons ATGGCCGAAGTTGATACCTCAAATGCTCCATCCTTATCTGAG CAATACTTGCTGAAAGCGCAGGAAGAGAAATCCCCTGAGGCAGCAAAACCAGTGGAAGAAACTGAGGTTAAGACCCCTTCAGCTGCCCCAACTGAAGAAGTTATTTCCAAAACTGAGGAAGATCCAGTGGTTGAGAGCACTGAAGTTTCCCCTGCACCTGAGGAAAACAGTGAAGCTGCAGCTGAAGCCTCTCCACCTGTCGAGGCTTCCAGTGATGAAAGCAGCGAAAGTACTGAAGATGAGACCTCGGGAAATGAGGGATCTGCTGTTGAAACCCCTGAGATTAAG CTTGAGACAGCGCCTGCTGACTTCCGCTTCCCTACTACAAATCAGACAAGGCACTGCTTTACCAGATATGTCGAATATCATCG TTGTGTAGCTGCAAAGGGTGAAGGTGCACCTGAGTGTGACAAATTTGCCAAGTACTACCGTTCCCTTTGCCCTGGTGAATGG ATTGACAGATGGAATGAGCAGAGAGAGAATGGCACCTTTCCCGGACCATTGTAA